One part of the Oscillospiraceae bacterium genome encodes these proteins:
- a CDS encoding STAS domain-containing protein, whose amino-acid sequence MFMTINVERDFELVTLAITGRLDTTTAPNLATVISELSEDTKELIFDMSGVEYISSAGIRVLLGAYKKMNSNQGTMRIEKVNDMVYEVFEMTGLLEMLESEKSI is encoded by the coding sequence ATGTTTATGACAATCAATGTAGAAAGAGACTTTGAACTTGTGACTCTTGCAATAACGGGGAGATTGGACACAACAACTGCACCAAATTTAGCAACCGTAATCAGTGAGTTGTCCGAAGATACAAAAGAACTTATTTTTGATATGTCCGGGGTCGAATACATTTCTTCGGCGGGCATCAGAGTTTTGCTTGGAGCGTATAAAAAAATGAATTCCAATCAGGGAACAATGCGAATTGAAAAAGTTAACGATATGGTTTATGAGGTTTTCGAAATGACGGGCCTTTTAGAAATGTTAGAATCGGAGAAATCTATATGA
- a CDS encoding STAS domain-containing protein: MTIEKKINGEAVTLTVSGRLDTQTAPELENELDSVLAGLKELTFDFANLEYVSSAGLRVILKAQKAMNAQGSMKLTGVNDSIMEVFDITGFLDILTIE, from the coding sequence ATGACGATTGAAAAGAAAATTAATGGGGAAGCAGTAACGCTGACCGTATCCGGACGACTGGATACCCAAACAGCACCGGAGCTTGAAAATGAACTTGACAGCGTTCTTGCAGGGCTTAAGGAACTTACCTTTGATTTTGCAAATCTTGAGTATGTTTCATCCGCAGGACTTCGAGTAATCTTAAAGGCTCAAAAAGCAATGAACGCACAGGGCAGTATGAAGCTTACCGGTGTGAATGACAGCATTATGGAAGTTTTTGATATTACAGGTTTTTTGGATATTCTGACCATCGAATAA
- a CDS encoding FAD-dependent oxidoreductase, whose translation MSSKQNINQDTFYDVVVIGGGPAGLTAAIYLARARYRVLVVEKEQFGGQITITHEVVNYPGLGKISGKELTETMRRQAESFGAEFLMAEAKSLKMDDDIKTVHTSRGDFQCFGVLLATGAHPRTIGFLGEETHKGRGVAYCATCDGEFFTEKEVFVIGGGFAAAEEGVFLTKFARHVTILVRDDDFTCAANVAEPAKNHEKITVIYHTVVEEVSGENGLNYIRYKNTKTGDVTEYRTKDGDHFGVFVFAGYSPDTDLVKDIAKLNEFGYVITDSSQKTNIDGLYAAGDVCIKPLRQVVTATGDGALAATELEKYVAELQRKTGLQPKPPVTRTTDFHSESETPESTDDSNETFTAEMKAQLEGVFSKMERKVTLKLYLDHRPVSLELEDFITKLSDLTDKLTVMVADRDDQSNLAPCVRIFLEDGTDTGIGFHGVPGGHEFTSFVLGLYNAAGPGQTIEDDVLREIEEIQKCIDMKILVSLSCTMCPDLVIACQRIATKNKNITAEVYDLQHFEELKKKYNVMSVPCLVINDKHVSFGKKNINQVIEFIKQG comes from the coding sequence ATGAGTAGCAAGCAAAATATCAACCAGGATACTTTCTATGATGTTGTGGTAATCGGTGGCGGTCCGGCAGGACTGACCGCCGCCATTTATCTGGCTCGGGCAAGATACCGCGTGTTGGTTGTGGAAAAAGAGCAGTTTGGCGGCCAGATTACCATTACACACGAGGTGGTAAATTATCCGGGGTTAGGAAAAATCAGCGGAAAAGAGCTGACCGAGACGATGCGCCGTCAGGCAGAAAGCTTTGGAGCAGAATTTTTAATGGCAGAAGCAAAAAGTCTTAAAATGGATGATGATATAAAAACCGTTCATACCAGCCGTGGAGATTTTCAATGTTTCGGAGTTTTGCTTGCCACCGGTGCACATCCCAGAACCATCGGATTTTTGGGAGAAGAAACACACAAAGGGCGGGGTGTTGCTTATTGCGCCACTTGTGACGGAGAATTTTTCACAGAGAAAGAAGTCTTTGTAATCGGTGGTGGCTTTGCTGCAGCAGAGGAAGGTGTGTTCTTAACAAAATTTGCCCGTCATGTCACAATCCTTGTGCGGGATGACGATTTTACCTGTGCTGCAAATGTTGCAGAACCGGCAAAAAATCATGAAAAAATAACCGTTATTTATCATACTGTGGTGGAAGAAGTAAGCGGTGAAAACGGCCTTAATTATATTCGTTATAAAAATACCAAAACCGGAGATGTTACCGAATACCGAACAAAAGACGGGGATCACTTCGGCGTATTTGTGTTTGCCGGATATTCTCCTGACACAGATTTGGTGAAAGATATTGCAAAGTTAAATGAGTTCGGCTATGTTATAACGGATTCCAGTCAAAAAACGAATATAGACGGATTGTATGCAGCAGGGGATGTGTGTATCAAACCCCTTCGTCAGGTGGTTACGGCTACCGGTGACGGTGCATTGGCGGCCACAGAACTTGAAAAATATGTTGCCGAATTACAAAGAAAAACAGGGCTTCAGCCTAAACCTCCCGTTACCAGAACGACAGACTTTCACAGTGAATCTGAGACTCCCGAATCGACCGATGATTCCAATGAAACATTTACAGCAGAAATGAAAGCACAGTTAGAGGGCGTATTTTCCAAAATGGAACGCAAAGTTACCCTGAAACTGTATCTGGATCATCGTCCTGTTTCTTTGGAGCTGGAAGATTTTATCACAAAACTTTCAGACCTTACGGATAAGCTTACAGTTATGGTAGCTGATAGAGATGACCAATCAAATCTTGCTCCTTGTGTGCGAATCTTTTTGGAGGATGGTACGGATACGGGAATTGGATTCCACGGTGTTCCGGGCGGACACGAGTTCACTTCTTTTGTGCTGGGACTTTACAATGCAGCAGGTCCCGGACAGACAATCGAAGATGATGTTTTGAGAGAAATTGAAGAAATTCAAAAATGCATAGATATGAAGATTTTGGTATCGTTGTCTTGTACGATGTGTCCTGATTTGGTAATTGCCTGTCAGCGTATCGCAACAAAAAACAAAAACATCACAGCGGAAGTGTATGATCTTCAACATTTTGAAGAGTTAAAGAAAAAATATAATGTGATGAGTGTTCCTTGTCTGGTGATTAACGATAAACACGTATCTTTCGGAAAGAAGAATATCAATCAGGTTATTGAATTCATCAAGCAGGGATAA
- a CDS encoding MFS transporter — protein MENRASKPYLKGFVPYALAAFLVGAVGGFTAVLGPAFVSDLNLPYNNTTWTALAMAASTAAFAPILGKLGDAIGRRVTLLIGIAIFTLGNLLTAIAPSLLFMIISRFILGIGSAAIAPVVMSYIVTEFPPEKIAKGFSLYMLISSSAVIFGPTLGGLLIESYGWRVMMWVCVAISVIIFLLCLVTHKKDGVALKPLTDFDGIGSVWVLIFFSLMLCLPSFGQNFGIDSIWFMIILIASIISLFGLVYAEKKAVNPILSWKFMKRKKFFLSVIALFLTQGLMQANMTNIIVFINYTQPDNTIISSYAISIMYIGMSLGSVLLGPLADRTEPKKVLAASLTLTGIGCAMMLLFTAKTSIIILAASLGILGFGLGGNAAIFMKVVLSGVPGDIAGSGTGTYGLFRDLAAPFGVAVFVPLFTNRVTHIINSGASEITAAVNSVKFLAIAEILCVIAGIAIVLFLPKIYTKKGENA, from the coding sequence ATGGAAAATCGTGCTTCTAAACCTTATTTAAAAGGTTTTGTGCCGTATGCACTCGCGGCATTTTTAGTTGGCGCTGTAGGTGGATTTACTGCCGTGCTTGGTCCTGCATTTGTCAGCGATTTAAACTTGCCTTACAACAACACAACTTGGACAGCGTTAGCTATGGCTGCCTCCACAGCAGCATTTGCCCCCATTCTTGGAAAACTTGGTGATGCGATAGGCAGAAGAGTAACCTTACTGATTGGTATTGCCATCTTCACCCTTGGTAACCTCCTTACAGCAATCGCACCATCCTTATTATTTATGATTATTTCCCGCTTTATTTTAGGAATTGGCAGTGCAGCCATTGCACCGGTTGTGATGTCTTACATTGTTACAGAATTTCCGCCTGAGAAAATTGCAAAAGGTTTTTCTTTGTATATGCTTATCTCAAGCAGTGCAGTCATTTTCGGACCAACACTGGGCGGATTACTGATTGAAAGTTACGGTTGGCGGGTAATGATGTGGGTATGCGTTGCAATTTCAGTCATCATATTTTTACTTTGCCTTGTAACACACAAAAAAGATGGCGTCGCCTTAAAACCGCTTACAGATTTTGACGGCATCGGTTCTGTATGGGTGTTGATTTTCTTCTCACTCATGCTGTGTCTGCCATCCTTTGGTCAGAATTTTGGTATTGATTCAATATGGTTTATGATCATTCTGATTGCATCAATCATTTCACTTTTTGGGTTAGTTTATGCAGAAAAAAAAGCAGTGAATCCGATTCTAAGCTGGAAATTTATGAAAAGAAAGAAATTTTTTCTTTCCGTTATCGCGCTCTTTCTAACCCAGGGACTGATGCAGGCAAATATGACAAATATCATTGTATTTATCAACTACACCCAGCCTGATAACACAATCATATCCAGTTATGCAATTTCGATTATGTATATCGGAATGTCTCTCGGTTCCGTTCTATTAGGTCCTCTTGCAGACCGTACAGAGCCTAAAAAAGTATTAGCTGCTTCCCTAACTCTTACAGGAATTGGTTGTGCAATGATGTTGTTGTTTACTGCAAAGACTTCCATCATCATACTTGCTGCTTCTCTGGGAATTTTAGGTTTTGGACTTGGCGGAAATGCTGCAATTTTCATGAAGGTTGTACTGTCAGGTGTGCCTGGTGACATTGCCGGATCAGGAACCGGAACATACGGCTTATTCCGTGACCTTGCAGCACCCTTTGGTGTTGCGGTTTTTGTTCCCCTTTTCACAAACAGAGTAACACATATAATCAATAGCGGTGCAAGCGAAATAACCGCTGCAGTAAATTCTGTAAAGTTTCTGGCGATAGCAGAAATTCTATGTGTGATTGCAGGAATTGCCATCGTGTTATTCTTGCCTAAAATTTATACGAAAAAAGGAGAAAATGCATGA
- a CDS encoding bifunctional (p)ppGpp synthetase/guanosine-3',5'-bis(diphosphate) 3'-pyrophosphohydrolase produces MTERMQRALAFATKKHQGQKRIGGDDYITHPIAVSEIVKSQGFDENYQIAALFHDLLEDTDATEEDVLTYANQEILEAVKLLTKEHGYNMAEYVGAIKQNSIAYAVKAADRLHNLQCALITSEEFKRKYILETLDWYMDFSPEIRKAVKNLAQSLETPMAELSFLYEPIESWKQKN; encoded by the coding sequence ATGACAGAACGCATGCAACGTGCTTTGGCATTTGCAACAAAAAAGCATCAAGGGCAAAAGCGTATCGGCGGTGATGATTATATCACCCATCCGATAGCAGTTTCAGAGATTGTAAAAAGTCAGGGATTTGACGAAAATTATCAGATTGCGGCACTCTTTCACGATTTATTGGAGGATACCGATGCAACCGAAGAAGACGTTTTAACATATGCAAATCAAGAAATTCTTGAAGCTGTAAAACTTTTGACAAAAGAACATGGGTACAATATGGCAGAATATGTGGGTGCCATTAAGCAAAATTCCATTGCTTATGCAGTTAAGGCGGCAGACAGATTGCACAATTTACAATGTGCACTGATCACAAGTGAGGAGTTCAAGCGGAAATATATCTTGGAAACTCTCGACTGGTACATGGATTTTTCACCCGAAATCCGAAAAGCTGTCAAAAATTTGGCACAGAGCTTGGAAACTCCCATGGCGGAATTATCATTCCTCTACGAGCCAATAGAATCGTGGAAACAAAAAAATTAA
- a CDS encoding response regulator: MIAITVDDERPMLNALTNIVKASPDIEAVYDFSVCSAALEWIAQNSADIAFLDINMRGMGGLALAEKISQIQPECKIVFCTGYEEYALNAIRLRCSGYLMKPITPEDVQKEIDHIKSKNPNVSLLDVKCFGNFEVLKNGEALAFKRTKAKELFAVLVDRNGAGMTGKQICAVIWPENTDDVKNMDYLRHLVGDLKKALANVGAEKVFCQEGYHYRIDPSRINCDYHKFLQTGKPPFHGEYMTQYSWAEDTLALLLGRNS, encoded by the coding sequence ATGATTGCAATCACAGTGGATGATGAAAGGCCTATGCTGAATGCTCTGACCAATATTGTGAAAGCTTCGCCTGATATCGAAGCGGTTTACGACTTTTCTGTTTGTTCAGCTGCTCTTGAGTGGATTGCTCAAAATAGTGCGGATATCGCTTTTCTTGATATCAATATGCGTGGTATGGGTGGACTTGCCCTGGCTGAAAAGATTTCCCAAATTCAGCCGGAATGCAAAATTGTTTTCTGTACGGGGTATGAGGAGTATGCACTCAATGCCATTCGGCTCAGATGTAGCGGATATCTGATGAAACCAATCACTCCGGAGGATGTTCAGAAAGAAATTGACCATATTAAGAGTAAAAATCCGAATGTTTCATTGCTTGATGTGAAATGCTTCGGAAACTTTGAGGTTTTAAAAAATGGAGAGGCGCTTGCCTTTAAGCGTACCAAAGCAAAGGAGCTTTTTGCGGTGCTTGTTGACAGAAACGGTGCAGGCATGACGGGAAAGCAAATATGTGCCGTTATATGGCCCGAAAATACAGATGATGTTAAAAATATGGATTATTTAAGACATCTTGTGGGAGATTTAAAAAAAGCACTGGCCAATGTGGGGGCGGAAAAGGTGTTTTGCCAGGAAGGGTACCATTACAGAATAGATCCCTCGAGAATCAACTGTGACTATCACAAGTTTTTACAAACCGGAAAGCCTCCGTTTCATGGAGAGTATATGACCCAGTACTCCTGGGCTGAAGACACACTCGCATTGCTGCTTGGAAGAAATTCATAA
- the ahpC gene encoding peroxiredoxin, which produces MSLINKEISEFKAQAFLGNEFKTVSKADILGKWSVFFFYPADFTFICPTELEDLANKYEEFRNIGCEIYSVSTDTHFVHKAWHDASERIKKINYPMLADPTHEISRDFEVLIESDGLAERGTFIINPEGKIVGYEVTAGNVGRNAEELFRKVQACQFVHAHGDQVCPANWKPGAETLKPSLDLVGQL; this is translated from the coding sequence ATGTCATTGATTAACAAAGAAATTTCAGAGTTTAAAGCACAGGCGTTTTTAGGAAACGAGTTTAAAACAGTTTCCAAAGCAGATATTTTAGGGAAGTGGAGTGTATTCTTTTTCTATCCCGCGGATTTCACCTTTATTTGTCCCACAGAATTAGAAGATTTGGCAAATAAATATGAAGAGTTTAGAAATATCGGATGCGAAATATATTCTGTTTCTACCGACACCCATTTTGTTCATAAAGCATGGCACGATGCATCGGAAAGAATCAAAAAAATCAATTATCCTATGCTTGCAGACCCAACTCATGAAATTTCAAGAGATTTTGAGGTTTTAATTGAATCAGACGGTCTTGCAGAGCGTGGTACTTTTATCATCAATCCCGAAGGTAAAATTGTAGGCTATGAGGTAACCGCAGGGAATGTAGGCAGAAATGCAGAAGAACTGTTCCGTAAGGTTCAGGCGTGTCAGTTTGTTCACGCTCACGGCGATCAGGTTTGTCCTGCCAACTGGAAGCCGGGTGCTGAAACATTAAAGCCCAGTCTTGACCTTGTAGGGCAGTTATAA
- a CDS encoding ACP phosphodiesterase, translating into MKNKILLINACVRPQSRTTELSWHLLNRLDGEITEVNLYKEGLLPLCNKGIEKRALHDFSGEEFEYAKQFSTADIIVIAAPFWDLSFPSVLKIYLENITVSGITFEYSEEGRPVGKCKAKKLYYITTAGGYISHNNFGFDYVKALAQNFYGIDDVCFCAAEGLDIFGADVTSIMEEAKKRISNLS; encoded by the coding sequence ATGAAAAATAAAATTTTGTTGATCAATGCTTGTGTTCGCCCTCAGTCAAGAACAACAGAACTTTCTTGGCATTTGCTCAATAGATTGGATGGAGAAATAACCGAAGTTAATTTATACAAAGAGGGCCTGTTACCTCTTTGTAATAAGGGGATCGAAAAAAGAGCACTGCATGATTTTTCCGGTGAGGAATTTGAATATGCCAAACAGTTCTCGACAGCTGACATTATTGTAATTGCTGCACCGTTTTGGGATTTATCATTTCCCTCCGTGTTAAAAATTTATTTGGAAAACATCACGGTTTCAGGAATTACTTTTGAATATTCAGAAGAGGGACGTCCTGTTGGCAAATGTAAGGCAAAAAAGTTGTATTATATCACTACCGCCGGTGGATATATCAGTCATAACAATTTTGGATTTGATTATGTAAAAGCACTTGCTCAAAATTTCTATGGGATTGATGATGTGTGTTTTTGCGCGGCAGAAGGTCTGGACATTTTTGGCGCAGATGTAACATCTATTATGGAAGAAGCCAAAAAGCGTATTTCAAATTTGTCATAG
- a CDS encoding DUF3089 domain-containing protein, producing MKTKRFLSLLIAVVLCLSSFTALAADDLAEEIFVVSAPEDEYVDYSNMFYWSRWNLGEEKEADLFFVCPTVDMGKEGNFNSDITDEKYRQSFDGAINMELGIYEDVARIYAPYYRQATFPVYSLSEEEQEKYLSIAYEDVKQAFLFYADQTDASRPLILAGFSQGADLIIRLMKDLFDEPQYQRRLVAAYAIGWKLTEDEVAEYPHLKPAKGETDTGVIVAFNSEDKDITSSLIIGEDEKTYSINPLNWKTTSEVADKTLNQGACFTDYSGNIKEEIPNLTGAYIDEERGALKVTDVKPEDYPGKLFDDGIYHLYDYQFFFRNLQENVAKRLSAYNEKYAERIDVCYQNKIVNFDVEPVIENDRTLVPLRAIFETMGCAVYYSTDDGKQIVSANRANDHLQLTIGENKMYFNGKEIALDVPAKIKDGRTLVPLRAISEAFECEVHWYGDTKTIHIDPPMNAYDVSAKKIEETITDEEGNVLIEAVAYYPVIKNPNDIPYLDNINADYLWDAERFIEEARAKKEDALTLKEQMGEDFKPFVYELTYEQPYRIWGYLSFINHKYVNIGGAHPSKIMDSRTYHVGSDAEMSVSEVIEESMLDASLSDYVTNLFVEKLKEIAPESSDVYTCDYVKEYLGYVQFYLTKNSLVLYFNQGEIAPYALGVISVEIPYAPQLFHTDMRHNYEAEHVFEYEYEKGYEWRVFAYSEDKLMVTEENTDYPPEEVPSEYYPVGLSKVTVKGKDKGNGTLILAHVTKGEGIETATQIYLSNFYIDDDHMLTLVAEEEAMYFIEK from the coding sequence ATGAAAACCAAAAGATTTTTAAGTTTATTGATTGCAGTTGTGCTTTGTTTGTCATCGTTTACGGCATTGGCGGCAGATGATTTAGCTGAGGAAATATTTGTGGTATCCGCACCGGAGGACGAATATGTTGATTATTCCAATATGTTTTACTGGTCGCGTTGGAATCTGGGAGAGGAAAAGGAAGCAGACCTTTTCTTTGTTTGCCCGACTGTTGATATGGGCAAAGAGGGGAATTTCAATTCTGATATAACGGATGAAAAATATCGCCAGAGCTTTGACGGCGCTATCAATATGGAGCTTGGTATTTATGAGGATGTGGCAAGAATCTATGCACCTTATTACAGACAAGCCACTTTCCCGGTTTACAGTCTCAGTGAGGAGGAACAGGAAAAGTATCTTTCCATAGCTTATGAGGATGTGAAACAGGCATTTTTATTCTATGCAGACCAAACAGATGCTTCCAGACCATTAATTCTTGCAGGATTTTCCCAGGGGGCAGATTTGATTATTCGCTTGATGAAGGATTTGTTTGACGAGCCGCAATATCAAAGACGACTTGTTGCTGCATATGCTATCGGTTGGAAACTCACAGAAGACGAAGTGGCAGAATATCCGCATCTTAAGCCTGCCAAAGGAGAAACAGATACGGGTGTTATTGTTGCATTTAACAGCGAGGATAAAGATATTACATCTTCTTTAATAATCGGTGAAGATGAAAAGACATATTCCATAAATCCCCTGAATTGGAAAACAACATCCGAAGTTGCAGACAAGACTCTTAACCAGGGCGCTTGCTTTACCGATTATTCAGGGAATATCAAAGAAGAAATTCCTAATCTTACAGGTGCATACATAGACGAAGAAAGAGGAGCGTTGAAGGTTACAGACGTAAAGCCGGAAGATTATCCCGGTAAGCTTTTTGATGACGGTATCTATCATCTTTACGACTATCAGTTTTTCTTCAGAAATCTTCAGGAAAATGTTGCGAAAAGACTTTCGGCATATAACGAGAAATATGCCGAAAGAATAGATGTTTGTTATCAAAACAAGATTGTGAACTTTGATGTGGAGCCAGTCATTGAAAACGACAGAACCTTAGTTCCCTTAAGAGCGATTTTTGAAACCATGGGCTGTGCAGTTTATTATTCCACTGATGACGGAAAACAAATTGTTTCAGCAAATAGAGCGAATGATCATTTGCAACTTACCATCGGCGAAAACAAAATGTATTTTAATGGAAAAGAAATAGCTCTCGATGTTCCTGCAAAAATTAAAGATGGCAGAACTTTAGTTCCGTTAAGAGCAATCTCTGAAGCATTTGAATGTGAGGTGCATTGGTATGGTGACACCAAAACAATTCACATTGATCCCCCGATGAATGCCTATGATGTTTCTGCAAAAAAAATTGAAGAAACCATAACCGATGAGGAAGGCAATGTTTTAATAGAAGCAGTTGCATATTATCCTGTTATAAAAAATCCCAATGACATCCCTTACCTGGATAACATCAATGCTGATTATTTGTGGGATGCTGAGAGGTTTATAGAAGAAGCAAGAGCAAAAAAAGAGGATGCACTTACGCTGAAAGAACAAATGGGCGAAGATTTTAAACCTTTTGTTTATGAACTTACTTACGAACAACCTTACAGAATTTGGGGCTATCTTTCATTTATTAATCACAAATATGTAAATATAGGTGGAGCTCATCCGTCAAAAATAATGGATTCAAGAACATACCACGTAGGCTCTGATGCGGAAATGTCAGTTTCAGAAGTTATTGAAGAAAGTATGCTTGATGCTTCTTTGTCAGACTACGTAACAAATTTATTTGTTGAGAAATTGAAAGAAATTGCTCCTGAATCTTCTGATGTTTATACATGCGATTACGTGAAAGAATATCTTGGTTATGTTCAGTTTTATCTTACCAAAAATTCCTTGGTGCTTTATTTCAATCAGGGAGAAATCGCACCATATGCACTTGGTGTAATTAGCGTGGAAATTCCGTATGCCCCGCAACTGTTCCATACAGATATGAGACATAACTACGAAGCGGAACACGTATTTGAATATGAATATGAAAAGGGTTACGAATGGCGTGTGTTTGCTTACTCTGAAGACAAACTGATGGTGACGGAAGAAAACACCGATTATCCACCGGAAGAAGTTCCCTCTGAGTATTATCCTGTGGGACTTAGCAAGGTTACCGTAAAAGGCAAAGATAAAGGTAACGGGACTTTAATTTTGGCTCACGTAACAAAGGGCGAAGGTATCGAGACTGCAACCCAAATCTATTTGTCAAATTTTTATATTGATGACGATCACATGTTAACCCTTGTTGCCGAAGAAGAAGCGATGTATTTCATTGAAAAATAA
- a CDS encoding diguanylate cyclase, whose product MKIHSMQSKILITLISAMLAITVFIGGLSIYEVDQFVQHQTEDYINVTCEKEASQINDIFGDMEKSVHIMESYVLDFINSKADIEDTKRQADILERADEMFIDVASNTDGAMAYYFRFAPELSHNTFGLFYSKVKRTDEFVRFEPTDISLYDKSDTEHVGWYWQPLEAGKPVWMLPYNNKNIDIMMISYVVPLYYDNEFIGIVGMDFDYSVLTDKVHHIKIYENGFAHLEFEGADIYNSEHAEDAKLHEHPEEYLSVSEELRNGMTLIISASYNDIRQIRYDIALKILLVVLLLAVLFSCIAIFIVKKIVHPLKKLTDASVKLSNQEYDVEIIQSDTYEINLLSIAFENMALQLKEHEKLQHLLAYRDSLTGLRNTNSYWAWITDFDKEIESKEIVFGVIVFDINYLKETNDRYGHDVGNKLIVSAARVISDIFKRSPVFRIGGDEFLVILQNRDLDDVEELLKIFDEECLSKSVDTDKESIPVSIAKGFARYDFGKDTNFMDVFNRADDAMYENKRKIKGLK is encoded by the coding sequence ATGAAAATACACTCAATGCAGTCTAAAATTTTAATAACACTTATATCTGCTATGCTGGCTATTACAGTGTTCATAGGGGGATTAAGTATATATGAGGTCGACCAGTTTGTGCAGCACCAGACAGAGGATTATATAAATGTCACCTGTGAAAAAGAAGCTTCTCAAATCAACGACATTTTCGGCGATATGGAAAAGTCGGTACATATTATGGAAAGCTATGTGCTCGATTTTATCAACAGTAAAGCTGATATTGAGGATACCAAAAGACAGGCCGATATTTTAGAACGAGCTGATGAGATGTTTATTGATGTAGCAAGCAATACTGACGGTGCGATGGCGTACTATTTCAGATTTGCACCCGAGCTTTCACATAACACATTCGGACTTTTTTACAGTAAGGTGAAAAGAACGGATGAATTTGTTCGTTTTGAGCCTACTGATATATCTCTTTATGATAAATCTGATACTGAACACGTGGGCTGGTATTGGCAACCGCTTGAAGCAGGAAAACCCGTCTGGATGTTGCCATACAACAACAAAAACATCGATATCATGATGATTTCGTATGTAGTGCCTCTTTATTATGATAACGAATTTATCGGTATTGTTGGTATGGACTTTGACTATAGCGTTTTGACCGATAAGGTTCACCATATAAAAATTTATGAAAACGGATTTGCACATCTCGAGTTTGAAGGTGCAGACATCTATAATTCAGAGCACGCCGAAGACGCAAAGCTTCATGAGCATCCGGAAGAATATCTCAGTGTATCCGAAGAATTAAGGAATGGAATGACGCTGATCATTTCTGCAAGCTACAATGATATCAGACAGATACGATATGACATAGCTCTTAAGATACTACTTGTTGTGCTTTTGCTTGCCGTGTTGTTTTCTTGCATCGCAATTTTTATCGTTAAAAAAATTGTGCATCCCTTAAAGAAACTAACTGATGCATCGGTGAAACTTTCCAATCAGGAGTATGATGTTGAAATCATACAGAGCGATACGTATGAAATTAATCTCTTAAGCATTGCATTTGAGAATATGGCGTTGCAGCTGAAGGAGCACGAGAAACTGCAGCATCTTTTAGCCTATCGTGATTCACTTACCGGGCTTAGAAACACGAATTCCTATTGGGCGTGGATTACTGATTTTGATAAAGAAATTGAAAGCAAAGAAATCGTTTTTGGTGTTATCGTTTTTGATATTAATTATCTGAAAGAAACAAATGACAGATACGGTCATGATGTAGGTAATAAGCTTATTGTGAGTGCGGCAAGGGTTATATCAGATATATTCAAAAGAAGTCCTGTTTTCAGAATCGGCGGAGATGAATTTTTAGTGATTCTGCAAAACAGAGACCTTGATGATGTAGAGGAACTTCTTAAAATTTTCGATGAAGAGTGTCTTAGCAAGTCGGTGGATACAGATAAAGAGTCAATTCCGGTAAGCATTGCAAAAGGCTTTGCAAGATATGATTTCGGAAAGGACACAAATTTTATGGATGTATTTAACAGAGCGGACGATGCTATGTATGAGAATAAACGAAAAATTAAGGGGTTGAAATAA